In Streptomyces hawaiiensis, one genomic interval encodes:
- a CDS encoding MFS transporter, translated as MDPFDAGAGGLLKQPKSVWATAGASVVAFMGIGLVDPILPSIAQGLDATASQVSLLFTSYFLITAVAMLVTGFVSSRIGGRKTLLLGLAFVVVFAGLAGTSGSVGELVGFRAGWGLGNALFVSTALAVIVGAAAGGSAAAILLYESALGLGMACGPLLGALLGDANWRYPFFGTAFLMAVGFLCITVFLKEQPRPARKTSLLDPIKALGHGGLASAAVSAFFYNYTFFTVLAFTPFVLNMSPYRSGAVFFAWGVLLAVFSVIVAPRLQKRFGSLKVLGGSLVLLAADVLVLGYGSHTTAVVCTILSGAFIGVNNTVYTELALGVSDAPRPVASAGYNFVRWFAAAAAPYFAPKIEEWTDIRIPFVVAAVTAVAGAVVVVVRRKALTHEAEELEPRHATEDGVTVFAN; from the coding sequence GACCCCTTCGACGCCGGAGCGGGCGGCCTCCTGAAGCAGCCCAAGTCCGTCTGGGCGACCGCCGGGGCGTCGGTCGTCGCCTTCATGGGCATCGGGCTCGTCGACCCGATCCTGCCGTCCATCGCCCAGGGCCTCGACGCCACGGCCAGCCAGGTTTCCCTGCTCTTCACCTCGTACTTCCTCATCACCGCCGTCGCGATGCTGGTGACGGGCTTCGTCTCCAGCCGGATCGGCGGCCGCAAGACCCTGCTGCTCGGCCTCGCGTTCGTCGTGGTGTTCGCCGGTCTCGCGGGCACCTCCGGCTCCGTCGGTGAACTGGTCGGGTTCCGGGCCGGGTGGGGCCTGGGCAACGCGCTGTTCGTCTCCACGGCCCTCGCGGTCATCGTCGGCGCGGCGGCCGGCGGCAGTGCCGCGGCGATCCTGCTGTACGAGTCCGCTCTCGGCCTCGGCATGGCCTGCGGTCCGCTGCTGGGCGCCCTGCTCGGGGACGCCAACTGGCGCTACCCGTTCTTCGGCACGGCGTTCCTGATGGCCGTCGGCTTCCTGTGCATCACGGTGTTCCTGAAGGAGCAGCCGAGGCCGGCCCGCAAGACCTCACTGCTGGACCCGATCAAGGCCCTCGGCCACGGCGGCCTCGCCTCCGCGGCGGTCTCGGCGTTCTTCTACAACTACACGTTCTTCACCGTGCTGGCCTTCACGCCGTTCGTGCTGAACATGAGCCCGTACCGGTCGGGAGCGGTGTTCTTCGCCTGGGGTGTGCTGCTCGCCGTCTTCTCGGTGATCGTGGCACCCCGGCTCCAGAAGCGGTTCGGTTCGCTGAAGGTGCTCGGCGGCTCGCTGGTACTGCTCGCGGCCGACGTGCTGGTGCTCGGCTACGGCTCCCACACGACCGCCGTCGTCTGCACGATCCTGTCCGGCGCCTTCATCGGCGTGAACAACACCGTCTACACCGAGCTGGCCCTCGGCGTCTCGGACGCGCCCCGGCCGGTGGCGAGCGCGGGCTACAACTTCGTGCGCTGGTTCGCGGCGGCGGCCGCTCCGTACTTCGCGCCGAAGATCGAGGAGTGGACCGACATCCGCATCCCCTTCGTGGTGGCGGCGGTCACCGCGGTCGCCGGCGCGGTCGTGGTTGTAGTCCGGCGGAAGGCGCTCACACACGAAGCGGAGGAACTGGAGCCGCGGCACGCGACCGAGGACGGCGTCACCGTGTTCGCCAACTGA